In one window of Roseovarius sp. M141 DNA:
- a CDS encoding ArgE/DapE family deacylase, with amino-acid sequence MTLDADLRQRIIQSVADGFDDQIAFTQELVRMPSLRGHEHPVQDLLHRSLQSRGYAMDRFQMDHAAIAAHPGGSKISDDHSDAPIVVGIHHPREEAGRSLILQSHLDVVPEGLHDMWSDPPFSAKIDGDWMYGRGAGDMKAGAAANIFALDALRRIGLQPAATVYVQSVVEEESTGNGALQTYLQGYTADAVFIPEPEEEMLVRANVGVLWFQVQLRGVPKHVREMGEGANAIDAATRVTAALRQIEAEWNADKANHRHFENETHPINLNIGKIEGGDWASSVPSWCNIDCRVSLYPGHSADDAAAEITDRIAAFAAADGFLSNNPPKVVFNGFYAEGYVLEEGTEAEAVLGRAHEAAIGAPLKSFMTPSYLDTRVYALYNKIPALCYGPISRNIHGIDECVSLPSVQRITAAMALFIAEWCGLEACES; translated from the coding sequence ATGACACTGGATGCGGACCTGCGCCAACGTATCATTCAATCCGTCGCGGATGGGTTCGATGATCAGATCGCCTTTACTCAGGAATTGGTGCGCATGCCGTCGCTGCGCGGCCATGAACACCCGGTTCAGGACCTGCTGCACCGCAGCTTGCAATCGCGCGGCTATGCGATGGACCGGTTCCAGATGGACCACGCGGCCATCGCGGCGCATCCCGGCGGCTCGAAAATCTCGGACGACCATTCGGACGCGCCCATCGTCGTCGGTATCCACCACCCGCGCGAGGAAGCCGGCCGCTCGCTGATCCTGCAATCGCATCTGGATGTGGTTCCCGAAGGGCTGCATGACATGTGGTCTGACCCGCCCTTTTCCGCCAAGATCGACGGCGACTGGATGTATGGCCGCGGCGCGGGCGACATGAAGGCAGGCGCGGCGGCCAATATCTTTGCCCTCGATGCGCTGCGCCGGATCGGGCTTCAGCCCGCCGCGACGGTGTATGTGCAATCCGTGGTCGAGGAGGAATCCACCGGCAACGGCGCGCTGCAAACATACCTCCAAGGGTACACCGCCGACGCCGTGTTCATTCCCGAGCCCGAAGAGGAAATGCTGGTGCGCGCCAATGTCGGCGTGCTGTGGTTTCAGGTACAGCTGCGCGGCGTGCCGAAACATGTGCGCGAAATGGGCGAGGGCGCCAACGCCATCGATGCCGCCACCCGCGTCACCGCCGCCCTGCGCCAGATCGAGGCCGAGTGGAACGCCGACAAGGCCAACCACCGCCATTTCGAGAATGAGACCCACCCGATCAACCTCAATATCGGCAAGATCGAGGGCGGCGACTGGGCCTCCTCCGTGCCGTCATGGTGCAACATCGACTGCCGCGTGTCGCTCTATCCCGGCCACAGCGCCGATGACGCGGCCGCCGAGATCACCGACCGCATCGCCGCCTTTGCCGCGGCGGACGGGTTTTTGTCGAACAACCCGCCCAAGGTGGTGTTCAACGGGTTCTACGCCGAAGGCTACGTTCTGGAAGAGGGCACCGAGGCCGAGGCCGTGTTGGGCCGCGCGCACGAAGCCGCCATCGGCGCGCCGCTGAAATCGTTCATGACACCCAGCTACCTGGATACGCGGGTCTATGCGCTGTATAACAAGATCCCGGCGCTGTGCTACGGCCCCATATCGCGCAACATCCACGGCATTGACGAATGTGTCAGCCTGCCCTCGGTCCAGCGGATCACCGCCGCGATGGCGCTGTTCATCGCCGAATGGTGCGGTCTTGAGGCATGCGAGTCATGA
- a CDS encoding acetolactate synthase large subunit: MSNTPKDMNGAESVVRSLHSAGVDVCFANPGTSEMQFVDALDRTKLMHCVLGLFEGVVTGAADGYARMAGKPAVTLLHLAPGFANAAANLHNARKARVPMVNLVGDHALRHQKYDAPLSADVTGACEPFSDWVKSGTDAGSFARDAMEALAVAKGAPNRIATLIAPADIGWDEGGKLAKEAPSTAPAALDEGALTDAVRALESGDRTIIIAGNSVLEDAGALALLQGIADKTGADIIAPTSNRRMERGQGRVPLAKIPYPINMALEVLAPYSRAILVEAVPPVAFFAYPDRPSLLLPEDCDTVSLCGHDGDGPAALAALADRIGAAAAKPSDTAMPARPQSGAITLKNIAAALSNALPEDAIIIDESVSAGGDIFPAGDAARPNSWLALTGGSIGIGIPLSAGAAIACPDRPVITLQADGSAMYTIQGLWTQAREGSNVTTIILANRAYEILKGELHNVGAQPGPDALSMLNLDRPHLDFVAMAKGMGVPGRRVEDVTDLMQAIEDAAREPGPFLIEAML; encoded by the coding sequence ATGAGCAATACCCCCAAGGACATGAACGGCGCCGAAAGCGTCGTGCGCAGCCTGCACAGCGCAGGCGTCGATGTGTGTTTCGCCAACCCCGGCACATCCGAAATGCAGTTCGTCGATGCGCTGGACCGCACCAAGCTGATGCACTGCGTTCTGGGCCTGTTCGAAGGGGTCGTGACCGGCGCCGCCGACGGCTATGCGCGCATGGCCGGGAAACCTGCGGTGACGCTGCTGCACCTTGCGCCCGGTTTCGCCAATGCCGCCGCCAACCTGCACAACGCCCGCAAGGCGCGCGTGCCGATGGTCAACCTCGTCGGCGATCACGCCCTGCGCCACCAGAAATATGACGCGCCGCTGTCCGCCGATGTCACCGGCGCCTGCGAACCGTTCTCCGACTGGGTGAAATCAGGCACTGATGCGGGCAGTTTTGCCCGCGACGCGATGGAGGCGCTGGCCGTGGCCAAGGGCGCGCCGAACCGCATCGCCACCCTGATCGCGCCCGCCGATATCGGCTGGGACGAGGGCGGAAAACTTGCCAAGGAGGCCCCGTCGACGGCCCCCGCCGCGCTGGACGAGGGCGCGCTGACGGATGCCGTGCGCGCGCTGGAGTCCGGCGACAGGACCATCATCATCGCCGGGAATTCGGTGCTGGAGGATGCGGGCGCGCTGGCCCTGCTCCAAGGTATCGCGGATAAAACCGGCGCCGATATCATCGCCCCCACATCGAACCGGCGGATGGAACGGGGGCAGGGCCGCGTGCCCCTGGCCAAGATCCCCTATCCGATCAACATGGCGCTGGAGGTGCTGGCGCCCTACAGCCGTGCGATCCTCGTCGAGGCCGTGCCGCCCGTCGCGTTCTTTGCCTACCCGGACCGGCCCAGCCTGCTGCTGCCCGAGGATTGCGATACCGTCTCGCTGTGCGGTCACGATGGCGACGGCCCCGCCGCGCTGGCCGCGCTGGCCGACCGCATTGGCGCTGCCGCTGCCAAACCCAGCGATACCGCGATGCCCGCCCGGCCCCAGTCCGGCGCGATCACGTTGAAGAACATCGCCGCCGCGCTGTCCAACGCCCTGCCAGAGGATGCGATCATCATCGACGAATCCGTCTCGGCCGGCGGTGACATCTTTCCGGCGGGCGACGCCGCGCGTCCCAATTCGTGGCTGGCGCTGACCGGCGGGTCCATCGGCATCGGCATCCCGCTGTCGGCGGGCGCGGCCATCGCCTGCCCGGATCGCCCGGTGATCACGCTACAGGCCGACGGCTCGGCGATGTACACCATTCAAGGGCTGTGGACGCAGGCGCGCGAGGGGTCGAACGTGACCACGATCATCCTGGCCAACCGCGCCTATGAGATCCTCAAGGGCGAATTGCACAATGTCGGCGCGCAGCCCGGCCCCGACGCGCTGTCGATGCTGAACCTTGACCGCCCGCATCTGGACTTCGTCGCCATGGCCAAGGGCATGGGCGTGCCCGGTCGCCGGGTCGAGGATGTCACCGACCTGATGCAGGCGATCGAGGATGCAGCCCGCGAACCCGGCCCATTCCTGATCGAAGCGATGCTATAA
- a CDS encoding CDP-alcohol phosphatidyltransferase family protein: protein MADLKNRRPLGSRDTKWAVRCAAALAGRGVTPNAISQASMIAALVAALALAATSWTQGAATVALLILGALCCQLRLLCNLFDGMVAIEGGRSAPDGPLWNELPDRVSDLLILAGAGVGAGHPALGLAAGALAVLTAYTRELGANTGLSPDFSGPMAKPQRMALITGAALLAVFEPLFAAPGTVLTVALWIIAIGAALTSLRRAARIRAALLARG, encoded by the coding sequence GTGGCTGATCTGAAAAACCGCCGCCCGTTGGGCAGCCGGGACACGAAATGGGCCGTACGCTGCGCCGCGGCGCTGGCAGGGCGGGGCGTGACGCCCAATGCGATTTCGCAGGCCAGCATGATTGCGGCGCTCGTGGCCGCGCTGGCCCTTGCCGCGACCAGTTGGACGCAAGGCGCGGCGACTGTTGCGCTGTTGATCCTTGGCGCGCTGTGCTGCCAGCTGCGGCTGCTGTGCAACCTTTTCGACGGGATGGTCGCGATCGAGGGGGGACGCAGCGCGCCGGACGGGCCGCTGTGGAACGAATTGCCTGACCGGGTGTCGGATCTGCTGATCCTTGCCGGGGCGGGGGTGGGCGCGGGGCATCCGGCGCTGGGGCTGGCGGCGGGCGCGCTGGCGGTGCTGACCGCCTACACCCGCGAGCTGGGTGCGAATACCGGCCTGTCGCCCGATTTCAGCGGCCCGATGGCCAAGCCGCAGCGGATGGCGCTGATCACCGGGGCGGCTCTGTTGGCCGTGTTCGAGCCGCTTTTTGCCGCGCCCGGCACCGTACTGACCGTTGCATTGTGGATCATCGCCATCGGCGCTGCGCTGACCAGCCTGCGGCGCGCCGCGCGCATCCGCGCGGCGCTGCTGGCACGGGGTTAA
- a CDS encoding histone deacetylase family protein gives MKAFFDERQLRHAPKTYFRRGAAMPHQEQPQRAEILRDMLAGEGFEIAKPRDHGLAPIKAVHNPDYVDFLPDAHARFVASAGPDALAIPTMHPGLRRGKEPKDIHGQLGWWMTDTSTPLTAGTWEAAYWSAQSAIETAEHVLSGARAAYALCRPPGHHAMRDCSNGFCFFNNACIVAQHLTQKFKRVALIDVDVHTGNGSLDILYERGDIFFVSLHPDPATYPTFYLGHADETGDGDGAGQSLNILLEQGASQDDVLAALDKATDAIKAFGADALVVSLGFDMAANDPLAAVAVYPDGFAEMARRLAALNLPTALVQEGGYLGPSLADNAKSFLTTFREATA, from the coding sequence ATGAAAGCCTTCTTTGACGAACGCCAGCTGCGCCATGCGCCGAAAACCTACTTCCGCCGTGGCGCCGCGATGCCGCATCAGGAACAGCCCCAGCGCGCCGAAATCCTGCGCGACATGCTGGCAGGCGAGGGGTTTGAAATTGCCAAGCCCCGCGATCACGGGCTGGCCCCGATCAAGGCCGTGCATAACCCCGACTACGTCGATTTCCTGCCCGATGCCCATGCCCGTTTCGTCGCCAGCGCCGGGCCGGATGCGCTGGCGATCCCCACCATGCATCCCGGCCTGCGCCGCGGCAAGGAACCCAAGGATATTCACGGCCAGCTTGGCTGGTGGATGACCGACACCTCGACCCCGCTGACCGCCGGCACATGGGAGGCCGCGTATTGGTCCGCCCAGTCCGCGATCGAGACTGCCGAGCACGTGCTGTCAGGCGCGCGCGCCGCCTATGCGCTGTGCCGCCCGCCCGGCCACCACGCGATGCGCGACTGTTCCAACGGGTTCTGTTTTTTCAACAATGCCTGCATCGTGGCGCAGCATCTGACGCAGAAATTCAAGCGTGTCGCGCTGATCGACGTGGATGTGCATACCGGCAACGGATCGCTGGATATCCTGTACGAACGCGGCGATATCTTTTTCGTTTCGCTGCATCCCGATCCGGCGACCTACCCCACCTTCTACCTTGGCCACGCCGATGAGACGGGCGACGGCGACGGCGCGGGTCAGTCACTGAACATCCTGCTGGAGCAGGGCGCCAGTCAGGACGATGTGCTGGCCGCACTGGACAAGGCGACCGACGCGATCAAGGCGTTCGGCGCCGATGCGCTGGTCGTCTCGCTGGGCTTTGACATGGCCGCCAACGATCCACTGGCGGCGGTGGCGGTCTACCCAGATGGCTTTGCCGAAATGGCGCGCCGTCTGGCCGCGCTGAACCTGCCCACGGCGCTCGTGCAGGAGGGCGGATATCTGGGCCCGTCGCTGGCCGATAACGCCAAATCCTTTCTCACCACCTTCCGCGAGGCCACCGCATGA
- a CDS encoding phosphatidate cytidylyltransferase, which produces MDTHFIILLGCVLAVLLIATLAAQLLKRRAPPGDLTIQNLTARINAWWVMVAVIALAFAFGTAGVVILFALCSFAALREFLTLTNTRAADHWALVAAVFIVLPLQYVAVGMGWYGFYSILIPVYAFLFMPILSALRGQSENFLIRVSEAQWALMIAVFCVSHVPALLSLNIPGYEGKNLFLIFFLIVVVQSSDVLQYVWGKLIGRRKIAPNLSPSKTLEGLVGGVLSASVLGAALFWITPFTIMQAFGLSLVITLMGFFGGLVMSAIKRDRGVKDWGHLIAGHGGFIDRLDSVIFSAPIFFHIVRFYWDVH; this is translated from the coding sequence ATGGACACACATTTCATCATCCTTCTGGGCTGCGTTCTGGCGGTCCTGCTGATCGCCACGCTTGCCGCGCAACTCCTGAAACGCCGCGCGCCGCCGGGCGATCTGACCATCCAGAACCTGACCGCGCGGATCAATGCGTGGTGGGTCATGGTGGCGGTGATCGCGCTGGCCTTTGCGTTTGGCACGGCGGGGGTGGTGATCCTGTTCGCGCTCTGCTCCTTCGCCGCCTTGCGCGAATTCCTGACGCTGACCAACACGCGCGCCGCTGATCACTGGGCCTTGGTGGCGGCTGTTTTCATCGTGCTGCCGCTGCAATATGTGGCGGTCGGGATGGGCTGGTACGGGTTCTATTCCATCCTGATCCCGGTCTATGCGTTCCTGTTCATGCCGATCCTGTCGGCGCTGCGCGGGCAGTCCGAAAACTTCCTGATCCGCGTGTCCGAGGCGCAATGGGCGCTGATGATCGCCGTCTTCTGCGTGTCGCACGTGCCCGCGCTGCTCAGCCTCAATATCCCCGGATATGAGGGCAAGAACCTGTTCCTGATCTTTTTCCTGATTGTCGTGGTGCAATCGTCGGACGTGCTGCAATATGTCTGGGGCAAGCTGATAGGCCGGCGCAAGATCGCGCCGAACCTGTCGCCCTCCAAAACGCTGGAAGGGCTGGTCGGCGGTGTCCTCAGCGCCAGCGTTCTGGGCGCGGCGCTGTTCTGGATCACGCCGTTCACAATTATGCAGGCGTTCGGGCTGTCGCTGGTGATCACGCTCATGGGCTTTTTCGGCGGGCTGGTCATGTCGGCGATCAAGCGCGACCGGGGGGTCAAGGATTGGGGTCATCTGATTGCCGGACATGGCGGGTTCATCGACCGGCTGGATTCGGTGATCTTCTCGGCGCCGATCTTTTTCCATATCGTGCGGTTTTACTGGGACGTGCATTGA
- a CDS encoding phosphotransferase, giving the protein MMRRYDMGAGLPPIIDRPVLAVQPGEADLLAQDAPAITLRRAAELARDLYGIAGGIRPLSAEKDANFHIRLTGGEEALLKITNAAEDRAVTDMQTQVLIHLATADPSLPVPRVHATLSSGASTVVTERSGKAHVVRLLSYLPGTILAGASAAPALHGELGALLGRLTLAMRGFFHPAAGHVLQWDIKQAHRLRPMLDAVADSALRARLTGVLDRFDAEIAPRLPHLRAQVVHNDFNPHNLLVDGPQATRPVGIIDFGDMVHTPIACDLAVACSYQIAKGPDPLAHIARMVGGYGSVMPLEEEEIALLPDLIRLRHVTTLTLGAWRARRYPENAAYILRNTDASRHGLDALDAMAPGAAVDTLRACMKGPRHDHG; this is encoded by the coding sequence ATGATGCGCAGGTATGACATGGGCGCCGGGCTGCCCCCGATTATCGACCGGCCTGTTCTTGCGGTACAGCCGGGGGAGGCCGATCTGCTGGCGCAGGACGCACCCGCCATCACGCTGCGGCGGGCGGCGGAACTGGCGCGTGATCTTTATGGGATCGCCGGTGGCATCCGCCCGCTTTCTGCCGAAAAGGACGCGAATTTCCATATCCGCCTGACCGGCGGAGAAGAGGCGCTGCTGAAAATTACCAACGCCGCCGAGGACCGCGCCGTTACCGACATGCAGACGCAGGTGCTGATCCATCTGGCGACGGCCGATCCGTCCCTGCCGGTGCCGCGCGTCCATGCCACGCTGTCCAGCGGTGCCAGCACCGTGGTGACCGAACGCTCGGGGAAGGCCCATGTGGTGCGCCTGCTCAGCTACCTGCCGGGCACGATCTTGGCGGGGGCCAGTGCCGCGCCCGCCCTGCACGGCGAATTGGGCGCGCTGCTGGGGCGGCTGACCCTTGCGATGCGCGGGTTTTTCCACCCGGCGGCGGGGCATGTCCTGCAATGGGACATCAAACAGGCGCACCGCCTGCGCCCGATGCTGGACGCGGTCGCGGACTCTGCCTTGCGCGCGCGGCTGACCGGTGTGCTGGACCGGTTCGACGCCGAAATCGCGCCGCGTCTGCCGCATCTGCGCGCCCAGGTCGTGCATAATGATTTCAACCCGCACAACCTGCTGGTCGACGGCCCGCAGGCCACGCGCCCGGTTGGCATCATCGATTTCGGCGACATGGTGCATACCCCCATCGCCTGCGATCTGGCGGTGGCCTGCTCTTACCAGATCGCCAAAGGACCGGACCCGCTGGCGCATATCGCGCGGATGGTGGGCGGCTATGGCAGCGTCATGCCGCTGGAGGAGGAAGAGATCGCGCTGCTGCCCGATCTGATCCGCCTGCGCCATGTGACGACGCTGACGCTGGGGGCATGGCGCGCGCGGCGCTATCCGGAAAATGCCGCCTATATCCTGCGCAACACCGACGCGTCCCGCCACGGGCTGGACGCGCTGGATGCCATGGCGCCGGGCGCTGCCGTCGACACCCTGCGCGCCTGCATGAAGGGACCACGCCATGACCATGGTTAA
- the cysN gene encoding sulfate adenylyltransferase subunit CysN, whose protein sequence is MCAAAKDAVYVTEDLIASDIDAYLEKHQHKTMLRFITCGSVDDGKSTLIGRLLYDSKMIFEDQLASLENDSKVSGTQGQNIDFALLVDGLAAEREQGITIDVAYRFFSTDKRKFIVADTPGHEQYTRNMVTGASTADLAVILIDARQGVLTQTRRHSYLVNLLGIKNVVLAVNKMDLVDYSQERFYEIVKEYSHFAEQIGMTTFLPIPISGLAGDNIVTQSENMPWYQGPPLLTHLEEAPLNVAQMQDAAFRMAVQWVNRPNLDFRGFSGQIGSGSIAPGDAIRVLPSGKTSTVKSIVTYGGDLDRAVAGQSVTLTFADEIDCSRGDVIVQSDSPCEVADQFEATLVWMGEAEMLPGRPYLLKIGTQTMTATVTEPKYEVNINTLEHLPSRTLGLNAIGVVNISTDRAIPFEAYEDNPDLGGFILIDRISNATVAAGMVHFALRRSQNIHWQALDVDREAHASAKNQTAKVVWFTGLSGSGKSTIANIVEKKLHAMGKHTFLLDGDNVRHGLNRDLGFTDADRVENIRRVGEVARLMTDAGLIVLTAFISPFRSERRMVRDMMEDGEFIEVFVNTPLEVAEARDVKGLYKKARAGNLKNFTGIDSPYEQPETAELTVNTVDLTAEEAAERVVAALIGA, encoded by the coding sequence ATGTGCGCCGCCGCCAAAGACGCCGTTTACGTCACCGAGGATCTGATTGCCTCGGATATCGATGCCTATCTGGAAAAACACCAGCACAAGACGATGCTGCGCTTCATCACTTGCGGATCGGTCGATGACGGCAAATCCACGCTGATCGGCCGGCTGCTCTATGACAGCAAGATGATCTTTGAAGATCAACTTGCCTCGCTGGAAAATGACAGCAAGGTCAGCGGCACGCAGGGGCAGAATATCGACTTTGCGCTGCTGGTCGACGGGCTGGCGGCGGAGCGGGAGCAGGGCATTACCATTGATGTCGCCTATCGTTTCTTCTCCACCGACAAGCGGAAATTCATCGTCGCCGACACGCCGGGGCATGAACAATACACCCGTAACATGGTCACCGGCGCCTCGACCGCCGATCTGGCCGTGATCCTGATTGATGCGCGCCAAGGCGTGCTGACCCAGACGCGGCGGCACTCCTACCTGGTCAACCTGCTGGGCATCAAGAACGTCGTTCTGGCGGTCAACAAGATGGATCTGGTCGATTACAGTCAGGAACGGTTCTACGAAATCGTCAAGGAATACTCGCATTTCGCCGAGCAGATCGGCATGACCACCTTCCTGCCGATCCCGATTTCCGGGTTGGCGGGCGACAACATCGTCACGCAATCGGAAAACATGCCGTGGTATCAGGGCCCGCCCCTGCTGACCCATCTGGAGGAGGCGCCGCTGAACGTGGCGCAGATGCAGGACGCAGCCTTTCGCATGGCGGTGCAGTGGGTCAACCGGCCAAACCTCGATTTTCGCGGATTTTCCGGGCAGATCGGATCGGGCAGCATCGCGCCGGGGGATGCGATCCGCGTGTTGCCCTCGGGCAAGACATCGACGGTGAAATCCATCGTCACTTATGGCGGCGATCTGGATCGCGCGGTGGCCGGGCAGTCCGTCACGCTGACCTTTGCGGATGAAATCGACTGCTCGCGCGGGGATGTGATCGTGCAATCGGATTCCCCCTGCGAGGTGGCCGACCAGTTCGAGGCGACTTTGGTCTGGATGGGCGAGGCCGAAATGCTGCCGGGCCGTCCCTATCTGCTGAAAATCGGCACCCAGACCATGACCGCCACCGTGACCGAGCCGAAATACGAGGTGAACATCAACACGCTGGAGCATCTGCCCTCGCGGACCTTGGGCCTGAACGCGATCGGCGTCGTCAACATCTCGACCGACCGCGCCATCCCGTTCGAGGCGTATGAGGACAACCCCGACCTGGGCGGTTTCATCCTGATCGACCGGATCAGCAATGCGACAGTGGCCGCCGGCATGGTGCATTTCGCCCTGCGCCGCAGCCAGAACATCCATTGGCAGGCGCTGGACGTGGACCGCGAGGCGCATGCCAGCGCCAAGAACCAGACCGCCAAGGTGGTGTGGTTCACCGGCCTGTCGGGATCGGGCAAATCCACGATTGCCAATATCGTGGAAAAGAAACTGCACGCGATGGGCAAGCATACCTTCCTGCTGGACGGCGACAACGTGCGCCACGGGCTGAACCGCGATCTGGGCTTTACCGATGCCGACCGGGTGGAAAACATCCGCCGGGTGGGAGAGGTCGCGCGCCTGATGACCGATGCGGGGTTGATCGTGCTGACCGCCTTCATCTCGCCCTTCCGGTCCGAGCGGCGGATGGTGCGCGACATGATGGAGGACGGCGAATTCATCGAGGTGTTCGTGAACACCCCGCTGGAGGTGGCCGAGGCGCGCGACGTCAAGGGCCTGTACAAGAAGGCCCGCGCCGGCAATCTGAAGAACTTCACCGGCATCGACAGCCCTTACGAGCAGCCCGAGACAGCCGAACTGACGGTCAACACTGTCGATCTGACCGCCGAGGAGGCCGCCGAGCGGGTCGTCGCCGCCCTGATCGGGGCCTAA
- a CDS encoding 1-acyl-sn-glycerol-3-phosphate acyltransferase, whose protein sequence is MIAARAAAALIVGFARAITAVRGIWQGVAPVPGQRIYFANHNSHGDFVLVWTVLPRALRRRTRPVAGADYWLTSRLKSFIGRDVFNAVLIDRNPDTRAADPVTQMSNALTAGDSLILFPEGTRNTGDQRLLPFKSGLFHLAAQNPDIDMVPVWIENLNRVMPKGAHVPIPLICTVTFGAPIRLEGDDKATFLRRAEAALTALAPIEKA, encoded by the coding sequence ATGATTGCGGCCCGCGCCGCCGCCGCGCTGATCGTCGGCTTTGCCCGCGCCATCACCGCCGTTCGGGGCATCTGGCAGGGGGTCGCGCCGGTGCCGGGGCAGCGCATCTACTTTGCCAACCACAACAGCCACGGCGATTTCGTGCTGGTCTGGACCGTCCTGCCGCGCGCCCTGCGCCGCCGCACCCGACCCGTGGCGGGGGCGGATTACTGGCTGACCTCGCGGCTGAAATCCTTTATCGGGCGCGATGTCTTCAACGCCGTGCTGATCGACCGCAACCCCGACACCCGCGCCGCCGATCCGGTGACGCAGATGAGCAATGCGCTGACAGCCGGCGACAGCCTGATCCTGTTCCCCGAGGGGACACGCAACACCGGCGACCAGCGGCTGCTGCCGTTCAAATCGGGGCTGTTTCATCTGGCGGCGCAGAACCCCGATATTGACATGGTCCCGGTCTGGATCGAGAATCTGAACCGCGTCATGCCCAAGGGCGCGCATGTGCCGATCCCGCTGATCTGCACCGTCACCTTCGGCGCGCCGATACGGCTGGAGGGCGACGACAAGGCCACGTTCCTGCGCCGCGCCGAAGCCGCGCTGACCGCGCTCGCACCGATTGAAAAGGCCTGA
- a CDS encoding aspartate aminotransferase family protein encodes MTMVNAYDGSADSLDPADQALIARRQQALGPAYRLFYDQPLHPVRGEGVWLWDKGGRRYLDAYNNVVSVGHCHPHVTQAIAAQAGLLNTHTRYLHEGPVEYAERLLATMPDALGHVMFTCTGSEANDLALRIVRTGTGRQGIIVTRLAYHGVTEAVSELSPSLGDYVPRGARVHTIDAPDGGPDQGARLAADLTTAIAEMRRDGIEPAAFICDTVFSSDGLYPDPAGFLQPAVDLIRAEGGIFIADEVQPGFARTGDAFWGFQRHGVVPDMVTMGKPMGNGFPVSGVAMRPELVADFGTNARYFNTFGGNPVACAAGMAVLDVIEAEGLQENSRTVGAYLKEGLQDLGTRHAGIGDVRGAGLFVAVDCTRDGAPDAALARHVVNHMRRNGVLISATGPGANILKIRPPLVMARGEAQLLIDAIAAAMDAG; translated from the coding sequence ATGACCATGGTTAACGCCTATGACGGCAGCGCCGACAGTCTCGACCCTGCTGATCAGGCCCTGATCGCGCGGCGTCAGCAGGCGTTGGGACCGGCCTACCGGCTGTTCTATGACCAGCCGCTGCATCCTGTGCGGGGCGAGGGCGTGTGGCTGTGGGACAAGGGCGGGCGGCGATACCTCGATGCCTATAACAACGTCGTGTCGGTCGGCCATTGCCACCCGCATGTCACGCAGGCCATCGCCGCGCAGGCGGGGCTGCTGAACACCCATACCCGCTATCTGCACGAGGGGCCGGTGGAGTATGCCGAGCGGCTGCTGGCCACCATGCCGGATGCGCTGGGGCATGTGATGTTCACCTGCACCGGGTCCGAGGCGAACGATCTGGCGCTGCGGATCGTGCGCACCGGCACCGGACGCCAGGGCATCATCGTCACCCGCCTCGCCTATCACGGCGTGACCGAGGCGGTGTCCGAACTGTCGCCGTCGCTGGGCGATTACGTCCCGCGCGGCGCGCGCGTGCACACGATCGATGCGCCGGATGGCGGCCCGGATCAGGGCGCGCGGCTGGCCGCTGATCTGACGACAGCGATTGCCGAGATGCGCCGCGATGGGATCGAGCCTGCGGCGTTTATCTGCGACACGGTGTTTTCCAGCGACGGGCTGTACCCCGATCCTGCGGGCTTCCTGCAACCCGCCGTCGATCTGATCCGCGCCGAGGGCGGCATTTTCATCGCCGACGAGGTGCAGCCCGGTTTCGCGCGCACCGGCGATGCGTTCTGGGGCTTTCAGCGTCATGGCGTGGTGCCCGACATGGTGACGATGGGCAAACCGATGGGCAATGGCTTTCCCGTTTCGGGCGTCGCGATGCGGCCCGAACTGGTGGCGGATTTCGGCACGAATGCCCGGTATTTCAACACGTTCGGCGGCAATCCGGTGGCCTGCGCCGCCGGCATGGCGGTGCTGGACGTGATCGAGGCTGAGGGCTTGCAGGAAAATTCCCGCACCGTCGGCGCCTATCTCAAGGAGGGCTTGCAAGATCTGGGCACCCGGCACGCCGGCATCGGCGATGTGCGCGGGGCCGGGCTGTTCGTCGCCGTCGATTGCACCCGCGACGGCGCCCCCGATGCGGCACTGGCACGCCATGTCGTCAACCACATGCGCCGCAATGGCGTGCTGATCAGCGCAACCGGACCGGGGGCCAATATCCTGAAAATCCGCCCGCCGCTGGTAATGGCACGGGGCGAGGCGCAGTTATTGATAGACGCTATCGCCGCCGCGATGGACGCCGGATGA